From one Chryseobacterium sp. 3008163 genomic stretch:
- a CDS encoding RNA polymerase sigma factor, with translation MPQKEKENIISQTVSSYGGKLMSFIRPKVKNTEDAEDILQEVWYQFSSLTNLSEIVNVGGWLYRVTSNKIIDKYRKKKTENLEDFVYEDEDGSFSIKDILLLDDSAGPDVKMFQDEIWKKLFEALEELPEKQKLVYMENELNDKTLQEIADEQGENIKTIISRKNYAVKHLRNRLRQLYEDLNN, from the coding sequence ATGCCACAGAAGGAAAAGGAAAACATTATTTCGCAAACCGTATCAAGTTACGGAGGAAAGCTGATGTCTTTCATTCGTCCGAAAGTGAAAAATACCGAAGATGCGGAAGATATTCTGCAGGAAGTTTGGTATCAGTTCAGCAGTTTGACCAATCTTTCTGAAATTGTAAATGTCGGCGGATGGTTATACCGAGTTACATCAAACAAAATCATCGATAAATACAGAAAAAAGAAAACCGAAAATCTTGAAGATTTTGTCTACGAAGATGAAGACGGATCGTTTTCGATAAAAGATATTCTGTTGCTTGACGACAGCGCCGGACCCGATGTAAAAATGTTTCAGGATGAGATTTGGAAAAAACTGTTTGAAGCTTTGGAAGAGCTTCCCGAAAAACAGAAACTGGTCTACATGGAAAATGAACTGAACGATAAAACTCTGCAGGAAATTGCTGATGAGCAGGGCGAAAACATTAAAACCATCATCAGTAGAAAAAATTATGCAGTAAAGCATTTGAGAAACAGATTGAGACAATTGTACGAAGATTTAAATAATTAG